The Dioscorea cayenensis subsp. rotundata cultivar TDr96_F1 chromosome 18, TDr96_F1_v2_PseudoChromosome.rev07_lg8_w22 25.fasta, whole genome shotgun sequence genome includes the window AAGGCCCACTCACACTACAAACACAAAAACACTAGTGCAGTGAATTCATAATAACAGCAACAAAGAACACAAACCCACGTGATATTTCAGAGATTAATTAGCAGAGTTTCAAGTTCACAACTTTCACCACAAATGATCCCTAACAAACCACTCcctacttttttattttattactcttAAGTCCCTGACACTACTACCACCACAGCAAAGACACAGACAGAGAAAGAGATAGACGAAGCTGAGCAACAACTCAGTGACAGAAGATGATCTTGAGCTCGCCGGGCGCCGAGCACTCGTGCGTCAAGTTAGGGCTATCGTGCGCGTAAGTGAAAGTATCAGGGCACGCGTGCTTGAAAAACTCAGAGTAACTCGAAGCCCGGCACGTCCGAGGACTGTTATACATATTACGACAGCAAAGCTCGTCGGTGTTGAAGGCCAAGCAACCGCTCTTGCACCCTATCACGTGACCACCGGCGGTAACCGGAGATCGGGTTTGGAGTGGAGCTGGACAAGTAGGGAGGAGGTCAGCGCGGCAGCCGACGACGGGACAACGACCTTGACCTTCGTGAGGAGTGATCGTCATGCCGACGTTGAAGCCGTCGACTAAGGAGACGCCGTAGGAGGTGAGATCCAGGTGGCCGCCGTGGTGGATGGAGAGCTGGGCGAGGGTTGCGGGTACGGCGCCGCCGTGGCCGGAGCAATGGAGTTGGCCGTTGCAGTCGCCGGTGAGACAGGAGATGCGGGTGCCGTCGTGAGTGCAGCCGGTGCGAGCCCAGACTCGGCCGGACCAGTGGTCGGTGGGGGCCGGGAATGAGCGGTGGTGGAGGGTTGGAAGGCAGAAGCCGCCGTGCTCGAGAACTTCGTGGCCGGAGTTGGGCTGGATTCCGGGGCACACTGTGAAGGGGCAGTTGTTCACGATGGTCAGCGTCATTGGGGCGTAGCCGAGGGAGTGCTGGACCAGGATAAGAGAGAAGAGGAAGGTGGAGAACAACGTAAGCAACCTTGAGGACGCCATTGATGAGAATGTGAAGACGACGATGATGATgaggttttgttttttatagagCGGTTGTTTGTGGTATGGTGTGGTGTAGGAATAGGTTTAGGTGATTACGTGGCGGAGTTCTGTGAGGTTTAGGTGAGCCTCGTTATTCGCGTGAGTTCTTTGTTGGTTAACTTGATCCAGCGGAAAGTGGGTTCCGAGAAAGTTATTCCTCGCCCTCGGGTTTTGATTTGTGGTTGTGGGACTcgtgaaaatttgaatttttattttttactacatttatttttttggctcTTTCATGGTTAAAGCTCAATCATTGttctacttttgaaatttttttttcaaattaaaaatattatttttagtttttttggtttaactaaaatcttataaaaatatattatatatatatattataatcctGTTGTGAACTTTTATTGtggttttatttatggaaaaaGTTAGTAAATAAgcatttctttttagaatgggTAGTGAACAATTTCAGTAA containing:
- the LOC120281649 gene encoding osmotin-like protein gives rise to the protein MASSRLLTLFSTFLFSLILVQHSLGYAPMTLTIVNNCPFTVCPGIQPNSGHEVLEHGGFCLPTLHHRSFPAPTDHWSGRVWARTGCTHDGTRISCLTGDCNGQLHCSGHGGAVPATLAQLSIHHGGHLDLTSYGVSLVDGFNVGMTITPHEGQGRCPVVGCRADLLPTCPAPLQTRSPVTAGGHVIGCKSGCLAFNTDELCCRNMYNSPRTCRASSYSEFFKHACPDTFTYAHDSPNLTHECSAPGELKIIFCH